A genome region from Fictibacillus halophilus includes the following:
- a CDS encoding aminotransferase class I/II-fold pyridoxal phosphate-dependent enzyme, with the protein MKHAPLYEALINHSRTNKWSFHVPGHKNGLIFEEKARAHFQSVLPLDVTELSGLDDLHHPEGVILEAQQLLASYYKVKQSFFLVNGSTCGNHAMILSSFIDDDIVLVQRNCHKSVLNGLELAGVTPVFLHTEMDEEGGYPLGVHLETVKQAVEEYPNVKGIILTNPTYYGMQQDIQEIADFIHSVGGVVLVDEAHGAHFGLKDMPISSIHKGADIVVQSAHKTLPALTMGAYLHVNSERVDIHRLKHALQVVQSSSPSYLILASLDLSRLFLENLNDDVIKRILSQSEELRKYIDSLPYLKVMKAPIRYQLDPLKITVQSDREISGYELQELFEKEGLFTELADDRNVLFVLPLGPLNDMKDLQKVLEQISAQLARYDTRQRTNQSLKGLSPVSRLSLSYREMKSLQVKPQSIMDSEGKIAAEAVIPYPPGIPLIAKGEQITSKHIDEYSTLKKKGARFQGITEDHVIYVFDHT; encoded by the coding sequence ATGAAACATGCACCGCTTTATGAAGCGTTAATCAATCATAGTCGTACAAATAAATGGTCATTTCATGTGCCGGGACATAAGAACGGATTAATTTTTGAAGAGAAGGCAAGAGCCCATTTTCAATCTGTTTTACCATTAGATGTTACAGAGCTTTCAGGACTTGATGACCTGCACCACCCTGAAGGCGTAATTTTAGAAGCGCAACAGCTTTTAGCGTCCTATTATAAAGTGAAACAAAGCTTTTTTTTAGTGAATGGAAGCACTTGTGGCAATCATGCCATGATCCTTTCTTCATTTATTGATGATGATATCGTGCTGGTACAACGCAACTGTCATAAATCTGTGTTGAATGGATTGGAGTTAGCAGGTGTTACACCGGTATTTCTTCATACGGAAATGGATGAAGAGGGCGGGTATCCATTAGGCGTGCATCTTGAAACGGTCAAACAAGCGGTTGAAGAGTATCCCAACGTGAAAGGCATCATCCTCACTAATCCAACTTATTATGGAATGCAGCAAGACATTCAAGAAATTGCTGATTTTATACATAGCGTGGGTGGAGTTGTCTTAGTCGATGAAGCTCATGGAGCACATTTCGGATTAAAGGATATGCCGATCAGCTCGATACATAAAGGGGCAGATATCGTTGTGCAATCCGCGCATAAGACTCTACCGGCTCTAACAATGGGCGCTTATTTACATGTAAATAGCGAACGAGTGGATATTCACCGATTAAAGCATGCGCTCCAGGTCGTACAGTCTAGTTCTCCATCTTATCTGATCTTGGCTTCACTCGATCTTAGCCGTCTATTCCTTGAAAACCTAAATGACGATGTGATCAAACGTATCTTGTCTCAATCTGAAGAACTAAGGAAGTATATTGATTCACTTCCTTATTTAAAGGTAATGAAGGCTCCAATTCGTTATCAGCTTGATCCATTAAAGATTACCGTTCAGTCAGATAGGGAAATATCAGGGTATGAGCTTCAGGAATTATTCGAGAAAGAAGGATTGTTTACAGAGTTAGCAGATGACCGAAATGTCTTGTTTGTATTGCCGCTAGGTCCGCTGAACGATATGAAGGACTTACAAAAGGTACTTGAACAGATATCAGCTCAGCTCGCTCGTTATGATACGAGGCAACGAACGAATCAATCTCTAAAAGGTCTGTCTCCAGTAAGCAGATTATCACTTTCGTACAGAGAGATGAAAAGTTTGCAAGTAAAGCCTCAGTCGATAATGGATTCAGAAGGTAAGATAGCCGCAGAAGCAGTTATTCCTTATCCTCCAGGAATTCCGCTCATTGCAAAAGGAGAACAAATTACTTCGAAACATATAGATGAGTATTCTACTTTAAAAAAGAAGGGTGCTCGGTTCCAAGGAATTACCGAGGACCATGTGATATATGTTTTTGATCATACGTAA
- a CDS encoding sigma factor G inhibitor Gin, which yields MKATRQYGEICMVCEEKKDRGLHILHQFICQECEHKILTAKTNDEYYKHYLSQLRKLKLVNASS from the coding sequence ATGAAAGCGACACGACAGTACGGGGAAATTTGTATGGTATGTGAAGAGAAGAAAGATCGAGGGTTACACATTCTTCATCAGTTTATTTGCCAAGAATGTGAGCATAAGATTCTAACCGCGAAAACCAATGACGAATATTATAAACATTATCTATCCCAACTAAGAAAATTAAAGTTAGTAAACGCGTCTTCATAA